Within the Periophthalmus magnuspinnatus isolate fPerMag1 chromosome 7, fPerMag1.2.pri, whole genome shotgun sequence genome, the region ATGTTGGCATTGGTAACTTTATTAAACCTTGTAAAATGTGATTCAGAGTAAAACGGTAATATGTCTCACTTTTACACCGAATGTCAGCACAGGACCCCAGGTGCCCAGGACACCTGAGGAAGCCtgcctcaaacacacacacttaccaCTCCACCTACAACCAGCACGCCCATGGACGTCCGCGACGTGAGGGAGGCCAGGcccgtcaccatggagaccatCAGCTCTTCCTGAGTGACTGAGTTCTGGGGAAACGGGGGCATGCTGGGGTTCACCGGGGTCAGAGCTAGAGGCCGAGGGACCTGCTTCAGACATGACATGCAGGACAATGAGTTATAATACAGAACAGATTTACTCAGTGATACATTTCAAGTTTCCTCTGAGCAGCATCAGAATGGTCAGACATTATAAAATTTTGTGTAACAGAGAAAACAGTTTCAAGCTCCATGGCTTATCACACTTATGTTTGTGAAGCAACTCTCTACTTTCTTTCACATATTGTTTGTACTAGCAGCACCACACTGACTATACTCTCTTGGCTGCAGTGAGTGTGGCTTCAGGTCTGCACTCCTCCTCACTGAATTACACATAAAACAATAGCCATCAATACTTAGACTCTTGCCTGAATATAACTGGCCTTATATTGCAGACATGCCACCTTTGGCTTAATGGGTCTCACCTCACTGTAGCCTGTAAGAGCCCGCCGTGTGTTCTGAGGCCCCAGGAAGCGTTTGACTAACATTGTCCAGCCCAGGGAGAAGTGGAAGCTGATGTCCTCCTGGAAGTCACTGCATAGTTTGTCACAGGCCAGGTCATAGCTCAGGCTGAAGCAGTGACGAGGAACCAGCTTATCCACCTGCTCGCGAACTTCGGCAGGCAGGAGGGGCTTCAGACCGTCTGTTTGTACATAAGATTATAAGATAAGATTATATAATAAGATTGTtctacacatagactgtataaagaagtggactaagactGTGAAATAACCCATAAACAGGGACGATTGGATGGAATTCTGAgaacgagtatcatagcaaccaaagagccaatccggagtgagggtGAAGGTCAAACTTGTCACTAACGTtaaggggaaagaaggcatctgattgatcttttattaatgttcatatcttggatCATGTAGTCTATGGTTCTATACAAGAAATTATAAAGGGTGGTGAACATACAATTTATCAGTCCCTTTTATTTCCGTTTACTTTATGTTTCTGACAAACCAGGAGACAAATTAATTGTTAAAAGGCATAATATGGAACCTTTTCTGAGGTATTTCCTCAAATAAATTGTTTCACTGATTAAGTTTAAACAATTGAATGCAGGGtaccaaattatattatttaatagCCAGATCATATAATTTCtcagctttttaaaaattaattaatgcACTGCTAACCCTAACGCAGCATTTAGCATACAGGGGGAGACTGCCAACACCAAAACTGATTAGAAGGGGAGACTGCTAACGCATTTAGCATACCATACTAGGACTGAAAGTAGGAGATTCGGTTGTTTTGTGGAGTAAAttttctgtcttattctgcgtaaaaactgctaaccctttagtttagatctgtacaaacatgttctgtgattcttgtattagttcacATTAGtctttttttgtcaaatcacaaatctaaatcCAACCATAATGCTTACCAGAAAAATCCCATTTGGATAGTTTCACGAGGTGTATTCGTTCACCATACCATAGGGGGAGACACCAACAACACTAACAAAGCATTTATCATACAGACAGCCAAGACTAacacagaggaagacagagggaggcagaggcATAGGGGCTTACCGATCATCTCAGTCTGTGTGGCCTGGAGAGATGAGTTGATGGATGTGGAGCAGCGATGGGACATGTTCTTCCCCAGGCCAGTCTCTATGTGCCTATGAAGCtcctaaacacaaaaacatacttgcAAGATGGGCAGGATGATTCGAccataaaaatctaattgtgcTCTTGTTTATGTCTGCAGTATTGTTAGTTAATTCCAGttaatgtaaagaaaaaactGACAAAGAATGAATCACTAGTTTCCGaggatgcttttattttaatgttttcaaattaaatgtgtgaagcactttgggatTTTTATATGTGGGAGGTTTTTCTAGTCattctagtccttgttttatgATCAATGCTGGGCGGGGTCCAGATGGTCTTATGTAATTCCACAGGCCAATTCTGGTCAAACTGTATGTCCTTTTTCTGTCCCTGGAGTTGGGGCCTGTAGTTCAATCGGGGtggtaagtaaaagtactgccaTGTCACGTGACCTAAAGTGTAGTACAATACcttattgtgttattgtttataGATTTTGACTGAGCATaactgaaacagagcatttggtGCATGAGCAGTTTTATTTGGTTCCTATTCAAGTACCCATTTTATCCAGACAGTCGCTGTGACGATACGCTGGTTGGGGTGGAAGAGATGGGCCAAAGCTTGGCACGATTGCTCATGTACGTGCACACATGCGGTTTATGTTTACAAGCCCTGTTTTGTGCGTGGAGAGGATAGAGGATAGAAGGGAAAAGTGAGAGTGAAACCTGCTCCAAACTCACGGCGAACCTGCACTTATCCTTCATTAAGGACTGTGGACAGAAGTTTTGAAGCCTCATCTCCTGTTTAATCCATGAACTCATGGTATCACATCAGGACTCATTATCTGCCTCACTATTTAAGAGATATTTCATGCTGTTGGACTTTTTTTCTCCGCTAAAACATTAGCAGTGCTGTGTAACATGCAAACAAACAGCCATGTGATGACGTCACCAGGCCGTGGCTCGGTTCAGTTGTGCAGGTATGAGTGCGGGCAATAGAACTCTGTATTTCCAATGCAAGAAAGTGGgtgaaataaactaaaatttTCTTCCAAACTAATAGAATTTTGAGTTAAAAACGGTTTATTTATGCAATCGATTTTTTGCCCAGCCCTAGGTCAGCCTCTGAGTGATAGGTAAATTTAATCAATCACAGTGTAGAAGAATCTGCTTTATCCACCTCCTCAAGGAAGTAAAAAGATAAGCTGTACCATACATAAATCTAAATAATTGCCACCTGGAGGGGTTTGATCGTGAAggacggcctccctgatctgaacccgagtggtgttctgttattggacttctgtgctagtcacagttcaTAACGAACACGATGTTCGAGCAAAAGGGTGTCCATGAGCGCACGTTGCACCAGGAAAACCTTGGTCgaaggtcgatgatcgactttgctGTCGTGTCATCCGACCTCTGGCCGTGTGTCTTAGACACCTGGTGGGATTTCCTGGTGGAGGATttcctggtggaggaggagggctgaCAGACCCGGCAGACCCAAGTGttctgtgagggtctgttgggaatgtcTGGCGAAGCTGTCTGTCAGAgaggtcttcaactcacacctcttgGAGAGGACATGGATTCCGAGTGAGCCATGTCCTCGATTGTCGATACggctgcttgtagctgtggtcgtaaggtttgtggtgcttgtcgtggcAACAACCCAcaaacctggtggtggacactggaagtaagggattGCTGAAGGACTCCTgttgagccttgttggcttgtgggatcCCTGAGGCATCTGATGGGTACCACGTGAGCaatggcacgcttggcccgtgTGGTTTCCGAGGTAAAAAGTTGGggctgggaggagtttggggaggccatggattAGGACCATCGGAtgggcctcaaagagattctggcaaaccatccgagGCCTTAGAAGGGGGAGGcaatgcttcaccaacactgtttacagtgcgggtggagaactgctgaccttgactggggatgttgtcaaaCGGTGGAAGGAATAGTTTGAGAATCTCTTCAATCCCACTGTCccatcttccgaggaggaagcagagactgggtcCCCGGAgacggactcgtccatcaccctggttgaagtcactgaggtggttggcaagctcctcggtgacagggctccaggggtggatgagatccatcccgagtaccttaagtctctggatgttgtggggctgtcttgactgacacgtctctgcagcaTTGCGTGGCGGTCAAGGACAATaccgctggactggcagactggggtggtggtccctctgtataagaagggggactggagggtgtgttccaattacaggggaatcacactcctcagccttcccgataaagtctactccagggtactggagaggagaatctgagtAGTAGTCAAActttggattcaggaggagcagtgcgggTTTCGTCCCAGTCagggaacactggaccagctctatactctttaTTGGGTCCTCCTAGCGTTCACGGGactttgcccaaccagtccacgtgctttgtggatctggagaaggcattcgaccgtgtccctcatggtgtcctttggggggtgctccggaaGTATGGGGTCTGTAGACCTTTGCCAAGtcctgtccggtccctgtatgaccggagcaagagctgtgttcgcattgccgggagtaagtcagacctgttcccagtgcatgttggactctgccagcgCTGCCCTTTgccaccggttctgttcattgacaggacagaatttataggtgcagccagggggcCAGAGGGGGGTTCGGTTTGAGAACCACAAGATTTCATCGCtgatgtttgcagatgatgttgtcctgatggcttcattcaaccaggacctgcagcaggcactggggcggtttacagccgagtgtgaagcggctgggatgagaatcagctcctccaaatcagaggccatggttctcgaccgaaAAAAGCTGGGTTGCCTTCTCCgtgtgggtggtgagtccttgccttAAGTGGGGTtgaagtatctcggggtcttgttcacgagtgagggaagaatggaatgtgagattgacaggcggatcggtgcagcggctgcagtgatgcggtcgctgtatcggacagTTGTGGTGAAGCGGTAGCTGAGTCgaaagacaaagctctcgatttactggacagtctacgttcctaccctcacccccggataaaaggaagaaaatgaatggatggaaatctaaataaaaatttTTAATTGTAATGTAGACATATTcacttttaattatttgatttttttggcatatcaccCATCTCTATGTCGAAGTGATTTTAAAAGACTACGATTGAGCCCAGAGCCCTAAAATGGTTTACGACTTTCTGAAGTGCGCCCatatctgtagtttagacttaCATTTTTGTAGACCTTGAGGACCACAGGGGAAGGGTGGAAGTCCAAGTGGAAATCATCTACCAGAACATTGAGCTTCCGGATCTCCTCGGCCATAGCGTTGGATACCTGAACATCCCAGAGGCACTTAGACTATGCACACACCTACCATTATGTCAGGCTAACCTGACCTGGGCTTACctgtctctccacctcctctgtgaTCTTCTTAATCTTTGCTTTACAGTCCAGAGTCAGCAGGTCAAGTTGCTTATCCAAGAACTGCAGGCGGTCCTGGCGGTCTTCTTTGATCTCTAAGCAATACATCCTGTAGACAAATACGGTGACCAGAGCAAGATTTGATCGTGTTTACTTTACATAATTCAACAGGGACATAAACCATcaagtccaatgtttttgtaattaaaaataaataaacatcaaaaacaatattatcaagacaacatttttaacatgtttacttcatatcTGACACAGAGAGGTCATGTTTCTGAAATATTTCATAATTCTACATCAAGCTatcctaaaaaaataaataaacaggttATTACTCCCATAAATTCAAGGAAGTGATTAAACTAGACTGTTCTTTGGAGGATCTTTACACAGTCATTAATACTTATTGTAGTATTGTATACGCACTCTTTCAGTAGTTTATCTTTGAGGTCTTTTGCAGTTACCTTTACTTTGGCCTGGAGCAGCAGCTTCTTGGTTCAAGTAAACACTGATGAGGATCTACAGCTTCATCAAGTCTCTTAACCAACCAGTGATCCTATGAGGAGCCAAACTGGGCACCCACACACAATGTACCAAAGCTCCCAGGCCACACTCACCTCTGCTCCTGCGCTGCTACGTGCACTGACTCCATGATGCCTCGCAGGGCCTCACTGATCTGTTTGGCTCTCACCGTGTGCTGTTCAAACTTGGTTTTTACAGCCGACTGAGAGATGCATTCCTACAACACAAGGCAGCAGAGAAATCATTAACTCTGTATGCTGTTGTTTATGCTAAATCTCAATGTGTCAATGTGAAAGTTCTACCTCAAATCTTCTTTCAAAGTTTTGGAACTCAAACATTCGAGCTTGAAACCCCTCAGCGAGTGCTCCTCCTGAAATAAAGTCAATATTTACaacaattttaaaatacaatcaTTTACAGGAGGCATCATCTGCATTAAGTgttgttatggctttctttaccttaaatctttatttgtattgttatggatttttttttacctaaccttcgtaataccatctgttgttaagcgtgggtgtatctcttgtttgtgcaTCTAAcggcctccagccactttgACTAGACTAAACGGTTAGGCTTactttgtttaaaaatgctatattcaccgaaaacaacgtattaaaatgtgtaattaaataggcatgttttttttgatgatgttaaaacatggtggaaagctccaaaaagttgatttttgcATAATGGCCCCTTTAAAGATTCTGTTTACACAAGAACGATGcaaactggatattttgttgttcagAGGGGAAGCAATCAATCATTATTGTGCTACAAAATATTATGAAatatcacaaaacaaaactttgccTCAAATGTGCATGATCACATTTAAACTAAAGCTTTAAAtgcttgtgtgcatgtgtgctgtGGGTGGTACCAGTCTCAGGCATGCCCTGAGCCTTCTGCACTCGGGCCTGCAGCACTTCTTTAGCCGACACAAAGAAGATGCGGTCTGCAGCCTGAGCCCGCTCCACCACACGCAGCTCCTCCACCAGGAAGTCTGTGCAGCGCTCCATGTGCTGACGCCGAACCTGAGACACAGACAGGGACTCACAGCTATGAGGtactgttattttaatagattcatgagttaggttttttttttttttttagagccgTTGTGGATATCCAATCTTTTGCCTGCTGCGGTCTATAACTGATATTTGCTGATACAGATATTTAGCATTCAAATCCATAGCAAGGCTGACACCTTTGAAGTGAAGATCACAGATGAACTGTTCACTTTCTGCACTTGAGCCATAagtagggctgaatgatttggaaaaaatatctaactgtagtttttttgtcaagtgcaattgtgattagataCGCAATACACATTTTGTAACATTCTGTTCAAAGGCTACATATTAAACACATCCAAGAAcattacatttgagaaaagactgaaatatgtatggataaactaatccaagaaccCCACACATTTCAGACTAGACAtgattaaactaaatattttgttgtttgtagaggaaattatggtacttaaatAACTGAACTGTACTAATTAGCTAAGACTACAATTTAAAATTCAGTTGTGAGATATCTTTCAGCCCAAAGCTGTAGTGTTATGTAACCTAGCCCCAGGACTGACCTCATCCATGTACTCTGGCTCTGAGGCTGAGGCATCCCAGCGGTTGTTGAGGATGAAGATGTTTGGGCTGGACAGTCTCTCGTTGACTTTATGGAAGAAGGACTTCTCCTGTAGAATGACATGACAAAACAGTACATCTGTGTATGAGTTAGGCTACACTTTACTGATTACAAGGACAAAATAATTGCAAAGTTGAAATATTTTGTGAGCTGGGATCAGCAGGAGCCATACAAGATGGATTCTAGTGggtttgaaaaaaatcaaaccttGTGACAATCCAGCTGCAGTGAAAGGTTAtgcaatatataaaataaagtgaagAGTAATTCGAAAGTTGGGTTATAGTACATAGACCATTTAAGCCAACATAAACCAACCACTAAGACACTTTTGTTCTGAGGGCTATTGCTCTGACACATGATCTGATGACCCTATTAGGCCTCCTATTAAACTTGCGTGACCTCTGACTGAGCCAGCGCAGTGGAATTGTTGCTACAGGTAAACTTGAATTTCCCTCAGAATCAAGTATATCCAGCTATTCATCCATATATCCTTTTAATAATTCATGATTGTATATCATCAATTATTAAAATGAGTATtcttaacatttattttctgcCCTCATGGCCCTCCCCAGACACGGGGCACAGGCAGTGCGCATGAGTTACCGTCTGCATGAGTGTAGATTCAGAGTTGGCCACCAGCACAAACACATCAGCGTCCAGACAGAACTTATCGATCCAACTGTCCAGCTCTGTGGTCACGTCAATGCCAGGGCTGTGGGCAGAAACAGTGTACAGATCAGGGAGGAGGGCTGCACcatatatagaaaaaaatatacaaccccacttccaatgaagttgggacgctgtgtaaaactttgaAAAGTATTTGTAAATCATTGCATTCTGTATTTTCttaacctatattgaactgaatacacgaaataaagacatgatatttatttcaaactgataaactttattggttttatgcaaatattcattcattttctatttgatgcctgcaacacgttccaataaagctgggacagggccaacaaaagaatgggaaagttgaggaatgcttaaaatacacgtgtctggaacattccagaggTGAAGGTTAATTGGTAGTAAGGTAGTTGGTAATTAGTAtagtatgcttttatttgaacagggacagtgtacaacAATACACTGaccttataaaaacaaaaaacaaaaaaacaggaaagctgtatgaaaaaaaaaacaggaacgaTATATGTAATTGGAAACAGATGAGTGTCacgattgggtataaaaggagcatccccgaagggctcagtcattcacaagcaaggatggggcgaggttcaccactttaaacaactgcatgagcaaatagtccaacagtctaagaacaaggtttctcaacgtacaattgcaaggaatttggggatttcatcatctacagtccataatatcatcaaaagattcagagttcacatttcaaattgttcttGGAAATCGTGGATGTCGTGTCCTGCGGGctaaagaggaaaaggaccatccagattgttatcagcgcaaagttcaaaatgatggtgatggtatgggggtgtgttagtgccgcattatgaagtgcaaaatatgacaatggagaccccggactgctgagcaactgaagttgtacattcagcaagaatgggaaaggattcctcctgcaacaattagtgtcctcagttcccaaacgcttattgattgttgttaaaggAAAGGTGAattaacacagtggtaaacatgcccctgtcccagctttattggaacatcttgcagacatcaaattgaaaagtgagagtgaatatttgcataaaaccaataacgtttatcagtttgaacattaaatatcatgtctttgtagtttattcagttcaatataggttgaaaaggatttgcaaatcattgtattggGGTTGCAGTTGTGCAATATGAACAAAGACCTAATCCATACCCCAGGTACAATGTGGTCTTCCATTTTGATTCCTTCTTAGCCTTACAAAGCCTGAATGgcatttgttattttatgtataGGCGTAGCATAGCAGTGTTTTCACagaaatttcaaactcattttGATACTAGGGAATAAACttgataccaattctgataccatcATGATGATAAAACTCTTACAGTAtgtcatttttcatcattaaatcccagaaaaaaaaatctgtcaactacacaaatcattgtaggaatgaagacgttttgctgctcatccaagccgcttcttcaattctggtcagattgctggtggacactgccttatacctATCTGAACgaaggggctaactacactgaaactgtaaacagatattgtttacagtttcaggcaacactcttcactcctacaacgatttgtccagttgacagatttaaacttcggcttttgctatggatcagacctggacgactgagggattacacagacaactttgttttatattaccatgtagtCTTATATCTGTGGGATCTTATACTTgcctatgtggtcttatacttattctgagacagcttaagatcattctaaagctattcaaacaatcatttctgtcctgtgaatgtgatttttttagtattgagacttggtcaaatgagtatctagtttcaatactagtttaagAATCAATTAGTATCCAATTTTCTACAATTTTGACAACCCATTAGCATAGCATGACACTTAGCAGCACAGCCACTCATAAGGAGATGAAGCTGCTGCATGGAAGGTTCTGTAGCAAGGTTCTGAGCAATTACAAAAACAGTCAGTTTATTGGCTGAAATAACGCACTGAGGCTTTAATTTTGAAACGATTCAGTTATTTTAATGAGGTGCAGCCCTAAAGAAGCAGCAGTGACCGAGGAGTTACCTGTCCAACAGCACCAGGTCGTCCCGGAGCAGAGCACACTTGGCTTTGGGCCACATGACACAAACCAGGCTCCCCGCGTCCAACTGCTCCTCCTGGTGCAGAGCATGGGCAAGCTGGTTCACTGTCTGCACACAACCACAGCACATcacacattaaatacatatGAGAGGTTAGACCAGACATgagcaaactatggcccgggggccacacatgtgggcttattaatccggcccgctgaacatgaccaaattactgtatattaaaataggtaaggatGAACCTTgttcaacaagttgttgatcttttagTTTTTctgctgcatttatttaaattaatttattacatttctgtgaattaatgcatttggaaaacaatttgtacaatgagccttgcatattcatgctttcctacatgttacaggccaaatctcacacagacacaaaaaattaggtcatttttacttcccctcgTTTAaatagtgataagttcaagtgtaagtgaacaattataaccttATATATTGCctaaaaatctcagaaggttcagtttacctactactaaaatttggtgagtataacataagaattataggagcttttgaagatttaaaagtgtcagtgacttttgggacttttttttgtatatagcagacacaagcacaataggtcttctttaaatgaaggtttaaacagtcagaaaaatgccttccttgcacatgtattgtccctgcattttggatggaacttTTGGTGTCGACACAGgcagaggtattctgttttagaactcactgctactttctgtatttttgtacttttcttctcaacattTTTCCACAAACAGCCACTTAACTgacgtaaaactatgataaatatttagtacaagtactatcccaccaaaccaagtcagaattagaaaaacatgaaaacctgtcatatgtacATTTAAGAGTACCTACAGGTTAAAATGAATCTTGAGTGAAGATAAGCCTTGTCATCCATAGTGTGAACTCCTGGCTGGTGTTACCTTGATGCTCTTGCGCTCCTCAGACCCCTCTGTCAGGATGAAGGCCTCCGCTCCATCAGTGCCCTCCACGCGCAGGAAGCAGTTGGTGGTGTGTCCGATGCCTGAGGGCAGCACTTTGTCACACAGCATGGCGTTTATGACAGAGCTCTTTCCATTACTGGTCCTGTAGGGCAAACAGCACATGGCATGAGAGAAACTGTTACAGACCCTagagttttattttactgtggCATTTTGCTTACTATTTAGTTCATTGTGTTTAGAATAGGTCACAGATATAAACAGCAATCACTCCATAGGTTGCGTCCATGTTTAAGATtttgattatgtcataattCCAGATGGAGGGCCACACTATGTAAATTTATTTGAGATTCACgttttttggaagaaatatccaaatgtatGATCCATAAATTttgaactttattattatttgttaagggctggctccacaaacttgccatattaatcttatggcttaaagtccttttaactgacaacaatcatgttTTGGGGATTATTGTTGGAATTTACAGTCTAGTCAGGTCTA harbors:
- the mfn2 gene encoding mitofusin-2 isoform X1, which translates into the protein MSVVFPRASVSAAHSKKDKRLMAEVNASPLKHFVTAKKKINGIFEQLGAYIKESSVFLEETYKNEELDPVTTEEQVQEVCAFQSKAAGIAEVLARRHMKVVFFGRTSNGKSSVINAMLCDKVLPSGIGHTTNCFLRVEGTDGAEAFILTEGSEERKSIKTVNQLAHALHQEEQLDAGSLVCVMWPKAKCALLRDDLVLLDSPGIDVTTELDSWIDKFCLDADVFVLVANSESTLMQTEKSFFHKVNERLSSPNIFILNNRWDASASEPEYMDEVRRQHMERCTDFLVEELRVVERAQAADRIFFVSAKEVLQARVQKAQGMPETGGALAEGFQARMFEFQNFERRFEECISQSAVKTKFEQHTVRAKQISEALRGIMESVHVAAQEQRMYCLEIKEDRQDRLQFLDKQLDLLTLDCKAKIKKITEEVERQVSNAMAEEIRKLNVLVDDFHLDFHPSPVVLKVYKNELHRHIETGLGKNMSHRCSTSINSSLQATQTEMIDGLKPLLPAEVREQVDKLVPRHCFSLSYDLACDKLCSDFQEDISFHFSLGWTMLVKRFLGPQNTRRALTGYSEQVPRPLALTPVNPSMPPFPQNSVTQEELMVSMVTGLASLTSRTSMGVLVVGGVIWKAVGWRLIALSLGLYGLLYIYERLTWTTKAKERAFKRQFVDYASEKLQLIVSYTGSNCSHQVQQELAGMFAQLCQQVDVTRQNLEDEINEMNHKIEQLDSLQSKAKLLRNKAGWLDSELNMFIQQYLQHSSK
- the mfn2 gene encoding mitofusin-2 isoform X2: MSVVFPRASVSAAHSKKDKRLMAEVNASPLKHFVTAKKKINGIFEQLGAYIKESSVFLEETYKNEELDPVTTEEQVQEVCAFQSKAAGIAEVLARRHMKVVFFGRTSNGKSSVINAMLCDKVLPSGIGHTTNCFLRVEGTDGAEAFILTEGSEERKSIKTVNQLAHALHQEEQLDAGSLVCVMWPKAKCALLRDDLVLLDSPGIDVTTELDSWIDKFCLDADVFVLVANSESTLMQTEKSFFHKVNERLSSPNIFILNNRWDASASEPEYMDEVRRQHMERCTDFLVEELRVVERAQAADRIFFVSAKEVLQARVQKAQGMPETGGALAEGFQARMFEFQNFERRFEECISQSAVKTKFEQHTVRAKQISEALRGIMESVHVAAQEQRMYCLEIKEDRQDRLQFLDKQLDLLTLDCKAKIKKITEEVERQVSNAMAEEIRKLNVLVDDFHLDFHPSPVVLKVYKNELHRHIETGLGKNMSHRCSTSINSSLQATQTEMIDGLKPLLPAEVREQVDKLVPRHCFSLSYDLACDKLCSDFQEDISFHFSLGWTMLVKRFLGPQNTRRALTGYSEVPRPLALTPVNPSMPPFPQNSVTQEELMVSMVTGLASLTSRTSMGVLVVGGVIWKAVGWRLIALSLGLYGLLYIYERLTWTTKAKERAFKRQFVDYASEKLQLIVSYTGSNCSHQVQQELAGMFAQLCQQVDVTRQNLEDEINEMNHKIEQLDSLQSKAKLLRNKAGWLDSELNMFIQQYLQHSSK